A DNA window from Porphyromonas gingivalis ATCC 33277 contains the following coding sequences:
- the ftcD gene encoding glutamate formimidoyltransferase produces the protein MALSRIMECVPNFSEGRDKEKIEKIVNPFRTREGVKLLNYSNDEDHNRLVVTVVGEPEPLREAVLEAVGIAVELIDLTKHTGQHPRMGAVDVIPFIPIKNVTAEDADALAKEVGRTIGEKYGVPVFLYEKSATAPHRENLAKIRKGEFEGMAEKIHEADWHPDFGPADRHPTAGTVAVGARMPLVAYNVNLNTNDLSIADAIAKKVRFLGGGLRFCKAMGVELTDRGIVQVSMNLTDFTKTAVYRAHEMVRMEAARYGVSVVGSEVIGLVPMQALIDCAEYYLGIENFSMDQILESRIME, from the coding sequence ATGGCATTATCAAGAATCATGGAGTGCGTGCCCAACTTCTCGGAAGGCCGCGACAAAGAGAAAATCGAAAAGATAGTAAACCCCTTCCGCACGCGCGAAGGCGTCAAGCTGCTGAACTATAGCAACGATGAGGATCACAACCGTCTCGTCGTGACCGTAGTGGGCGAACCCGAGCCCCTTCGGGAGGCAGTGCTCGAAGCCGTAGGCATAGCCGTAGAGCTGATCGACCTGACCAAACACACGGGTCAGCACCCCCGTATGGGCGCAGTGGACGTGATCCCCTTTATCCCCATCAAGAATGTGACTGCCGAAGACGCCGACGCCCTCGCCAAGGAGGTAGGCCGCACGATAGGCGAGAAGTACGGCGTGCCCGTATTCCTCTATGAGAAATCGGCTACCGCTCCCCACCGTGAGAACCTGGCCAAGATCCGCAAAGGCGAGTTCGAAGGCATGGCAGAGAAGATACACGAAGCCGACTGGCATCCCGACTTCGGCCCCGCCGATCGTCACCCGACAGCCGGCACCGTGGCAGTCGGTGCCCGTATGCCGCTCGTCGCTTACAACGTGAACCTCAATACGAACGACCTCTCCATCGCGGACGCCATCGCCAAGAAGGTACGTTTCCTCGGCGGCGGCCTGCGCTTCTGCAAGGCCATGGGCGTAGAGCTTACCGACCGCGGCATCGTGCAGGTGTCCATGAACCTGACGGACTTTACCAAGACGGCCGTCTATCGCGCTCACGAGATGGTACGCATGGAAGCCGCCCGATACGGCGTATCCGTCGTAGGCAGCGAAGTGATCGGACTCGTACCCATGCAGGCACTGATCGACTGTGCCGAATACTACCTCGGCATCGAAAACTTCTCCATGGATCAGATCCTCGAATCACGGATCATGGAGTAA